The segment CGAAGGCCACCGCGTACAGGCCCCGTCCGCGCCGCCGCAGGTGCCGCGCCACCGGCCCCTCGCCGCCGTCGGGGGCCAGCAGGCGCAGGTACCGTCCGTCCGGCAGGATCCAGCGGGCGGTGTCGGCGCCCGGCAGGGCGTCGTGGCCGGGCTCCGGTGGACCGCCGAGCAGGACGCCGTGAGCGGGAACCGCATCCGCCAGGCTCTCGGCGGCGACGTCCACCCCGGCCGCGCCCCGGACGGCGTCCGGGGAGCCCCCGTCGAGCGCCCACCGAAGAGCCGCCGCCGGATAGGCCGGCCGTATCCGGTCGTACACCTCGGCCACCGCGCCGAAGGAGAGGGCGAACCCGTCCGTTCCCGTTCCGCCCCGCACGACGCCCCCTCGGACACTCCCGATCCTCCGGACCGCCTTACCGCAACGCGGTCGAGGGAACGCGAGCGAAGCATGTGCAGGAATAAGGAATATGGGCCCAAAATCCACCGGAATCCATTCGTGTGCGCCACCCGCTGGTGACCGGGGTCCGACGGCGGGACACCGTTCCGGCGCCGGCACACGCCCACCGGCGGGCCAATGGCCGAGCGCGGTGGAACGCGCTGCGGATAGTGGGGCGGCCCGTTCCACCGAAACCGACCTCCGGGAGCCCCCCGTGTCCGTGAAGCGACAGCGAATCCTCCGTGCCGCCTGCGCCGCGGCCGTCCCCCTCGCCGTCCTGTGCTGCGCCGCCCCCGCCTTCTCCGCCGGGGCCGACCGCCCGGCCCGGGCCGTCGCCCTGCCCCGGGCACAGGGCGACGTGGTGCTCACCGGAGGGGACTTCGGGACGGTGACGGTGGGGAGCAGCGCGACGGTCACCCTCACGCTGACCAACGGCGGTACGACCTCGATCGGGTTCGACGGGGTCCCGCTCACGGTGCCCGCCGGGGTGACGCGGACCGGCGGCACCTGCGACCTGGACGTGGCGCTGCTGGCGGGCGAGTCGTGCACCGTCGTGCTGACCTGGACGCCGGGCGCCGAGGGGCCGTACGCGGGGACGGTGTCGCTGACCGCGGACGAGGACCCGCTGCCGCCCTACCAGGTGTCGGCCCAGGTCACCGGCAACGCGGTCGCGTCCAGCCCGAGCCCGAGCCCGAGCCCGAGCGTCAGCGCCAGCCCGAGCGCCAGCCCCAGCCCCAGCGCGAGCCCCACCGGGTCCCCGACTCCGTCCGCCTCCCCGGCGTCCCCGTCCTCCTCGTCCCCGGGCCGGCCGGAGCCGTCGGTCGGCACCGGCGGGTCCGGGCAGGGGCCGGAGCTGGCCGCGACGGGTTCCGCCGGCGGGCGGGAGGCGGGGCTCGGTGCGGCGGCCGCCGTGCTCGTCCTGTCGGGCGGGGCGTTGGTGCGGTGGCGTCGGCGGTCCGGCGCCCGGCGGTAGCGAACGGGCCGGGGCGGGCCGGACGACGGCCCGCCCCGGCCGTCGTCCCCGGCCGCGCTACGGGGCGAACAGCCGGTGGAACCCGTCGGTTTGGAGTCGGCCGGGCCCACCACGGTGTTGGCCATGGTGCCGTTCCCGCTGCCGTACGGCTTGACGGTGGTCGAGTAGGTCACGGTCACGGTCTGGCCGACCGCCACGTTCCCGGTCCAGGTCAGGGTGGTGCCGCTGACCGCGGCCACGCCGGAACTCGCCGCGGCGTCGTTGCCGTAGTCGGCGTTCCCGAGGACCCCGGACAGGTCGTCGGTGAACTTCGCGCCGGTGTAGGCGGAGGTCCCGGCCGGGTTCGCGGCGGTGACGGTCCAGGTGATCCGGTCGCCCGGCTTGACGGGCTCGCGGGCGTCCGAGGTCTTGGTGAGCCTCAGCTGCGCGACGCCCTCGACCTTGACGGTGACCGAGGACGGGTTGGAGGCCACCGGCTTCTCCGAGGCGTCCAGCGCGGTGGCCGTCGCGGTGTTGGTGAACGTCCCGCCCCCGCCGAGGTCGGCGGCGGTCACGGTGTGCGTCCCGGTGCAGGTCACGGTGGCCCCGGGGGACCCGGCCGCGGAGAGGTCCGTCTCCGGGCAGTCCACCGGACCGGCGCCCGGGTCGTCCACCCGCAGCCCGTGCACCGGTTCGGTGCCGCTGTTGGTCACCACGAACTGGTACGGGACGCTCTGCCCGGTCTTGTAGCTGTCCGGCTGGGCCGTGCCGCGGTCGATCTGCTTGACCAGGTTCAGCTGGGCCAGCGGCACGACCGTGCCCACCGTCATCGAGCGGATCAGGTGCACGTCCGACAGCAGCCCGGTGCTGCTGGCGAAGCCGAACTTGTAGGTGGCCGGCGCCGGGGTGGTCATCGTGTGGGACAGCACCTGCCGGTAGCCCTTGCCGTCGTTGAAGTCGATCTCGACGGTGATCGTCGGCAGGGCGCCGGGGCCGACGGTGATCCTGGTCTTGCGCGCCGCCGACGCCAGGCTGCCGGCGCGCAGCTGGCCGGGCAGCGCGCCGGCGCTGCCCGCCGCGTTCAGGCTGCCGGCCAGGTAGCAGTAGCCGGACGAGCCGTCGCCCGGCCCGCGCAGCCCGACCGCGTTGCCGACCCGCGAGGTGTCGGAGCGCGCGGGACAGCCGGAGCCGAGCCCGTCCCCCGCCGTGTGGAAGTTGCCGAAGGCGTCGAAGCCGATGCCGACGTACCCGCCGGGCACGCCGTCGACCCCCTTGAGCGCCGCGTAGCCCAGCGCCGCCCCCACCGCGCCGGTGCGGGTCAACTGCTGCGCGCCGTCGGTCAGGAAGAAGCTGATGCCGTCCGCGCCGCTGCCCCCGTACTGGTACGAGGTGAACTCGGCCACCACGCCGGACGCGGCCGGCAGCGGACGGTTGTAGACGATCCCGCCCGACCGGTACGTCCGGTTGTCGGTCAGCTGGAGGTACCCCGGGCTGCCGCCCCGGCCCGGGGCGCCGTTCGAGGAGGAGCAGGGGCCCAGCGCCGACGACCCGGCGGGCGGCGCGCCACGGGCACCGGTCAGACAGGCATCGCCGAGCGGCACCAGCTTCGGGTCCGGGACGGCGCCGTCCTGGAAGCTCTCGCTGAACAGCAGGGTGCCCGTCCCGGCCGTCCGGGCCTGCGCGGGGGCGGGGCCGCGCTGCTGCGCCCCGGCCGCGGCCGCCGCCGGGCCGGTGCCGGACAGCAGCGGGCAGAGCAGCACGCACAGCGGAACCAGGCAGGCCCGCAACCGGTCCCGTGGACGCCCGGGGAGTCTCTCCTCCTCCGGAGGCCGATCGCCGTGCCCACCTTTTCCTGACGATGTGACAAATCCTGAGCCGAACGGGCGGTTCATGGTGACGCCTGCCGATGCCGTTCGTAGCGAAATGTCCTCCACTACTAGCAACCGGTGATCGGCGCACCAGTGAGCCGTGGAAGGCCCGTTCGCGAACCATCCGTACGGTGGCGCCGCCGACCGGCGGGGCTCCGGCCCGGGACCCGCGCCCCCGGGTCGGAGCCGGAGGACGCCCGGAGCCGGGCCCGGCGGGCCGGACGGGCCCGACGGCCTCCTCGCGGGCGCTCCCGGCGAGGGCCCCGGCCCGTCCCGGCGGCCGAAGGGTTTCGGTACATCCCGTTCGGAACGGAACCGCGGCCCGGCCGCGAGCCGTCGAGGATCCGGGGCGTGGAACGCCCGCGCCCCGTGACCGCGACGAGGCCGCCCGAGCGCGTCCCGGCCGCTCACCGTGGTGGGGACGACTCGGGAACGGAGCGGCGGGCACCGGGGGAGGAGGGGGCCCCGCGGCCGTGACCTCATGGACCCGCACCCGCCGACGCCCCGCTCCACCGGAGGCGTCCGGGGCACCTCGCCGCACCTCCTTCGCCGGCCCGGCGCCGCGCCGCCGGGCCCGACCACCGGATCGAGGAACCGCCGTGAACCGCCCCTCCCGTCTCCCGCCTCCCGCGCCCGCTGCCGACCGTCGCGGTCGCGGGCTCAGCCGATGGTGAGGGTGGCGGTGCTGTCGATGCGGGAGACCGTGCCCAGGCCGAGGGTGCAGGCCAGGACGTCGGTCGAGGGGGCGACGAGCTGGTAGACGACGGTGTCGCCGGTGAACAGGCCGGAGGTGACGGTGCCGGTGACCGTGGTGGTGAGCGCGGCGGCGGCGAGGTTGACCGTCCTGGTCCCGGTGACGACCGTGGTCGCGCCGTTGTTCCAGGTGAAGTTGATGACGGTGGGGGCCGAACTCAGCAGGGTGAGGCAGGAGTAGGAGGGGAGGGTCACTTGGTGGACGGTGACGGGCGCCGAGTCGATGGCGGGCACGCTCAGCGAGGTGCAGGTGCTCAGGTCCCGGGTGATCGTCACGACGGTGGCGGCGGGCGTCAGGCTGAGGGCCGGCCAGTAGGCGGAGGAGTCGCTGCTGGGCGTCGTGCACAGCACGTCCCCCACCGCGGCCCGGGCCGGTGCGTTCGCCGTGACCGTGATCGTGGCCGCCGCCAGCGCCAGTGCGGCGAGCAGGCCGGGGACGGGGTTTCGCCTCATCGGAGGCTCCTTTCGGGGGAGTGGGTGCTGTTTCTGCCCGTGCGGGCGGTCCGGCGCCGGCGGGTGGTCATCGTCCCGGCCGTCGTGGCCCGGGGTCCGCCCGGTCCTCCGGCGGGGTGGGGTTCGGGGCGCCGGGCTGCCGGGGGAGCCAGCTGAAGCCCGCCCGGGCGGGGGAGTCCAGGCGGGTGAGGATCGAGCGGCGCAGCGCGTCGAAGTCCGTCTCGTGGTGGTAAGAGGGTTCGGAGGTGGTCATGCCGGGGTGCTTGCGGTAGATCCCGCCGGGCTGGGCGATCATGACGCCGGGTGCGAGCGCGGCGCAGAACAAGACCATCGCGAGGGCTTCCAGGGCGGGGTAGGCGGGCCAGCCGCCGAGCGCCCGGACCAGGTCGGTGCGGGCGGTGAGGTGGGTTCCCACGAGGGGGAAGGCGCCGGCCTCGAACCGCTGGCGCAGGGCGGCCAGTTCGAGGGGCCCGTCGGGCGGGTCCCAGGGGCCGGGGCGCAGGGTGCCGTCGGGCAGCAGGTCGAGGCAGGCCGAGACGCACCAGGCGGCCCCGGTGCGGTGGAGGGCCGTGACGTCGCGGTGCAGGGCACCTGGGAGCAGCAGGTCGTCGGCGTCCAGCGCCCTGACCAGGGTGCCGCGGGCCCTCGCCAGGGCCATGGTCCGGGCGACGCCCGCGCCGCCGGCCCGGGCGGAGCCGGTGCGGATGCGGGGGTCGCGGGGCAGGACGTCCCACACGGACCCGTCCGGCCGGTCCGGCCCGTCCTGCTGGACCAGCCACTCCCACTCCCAGCCGGGTGGCAGGGCCTGCCGGCGCACGGAGGCCCAGGTTTCGGACAGGAAGGCGTGCTTGTCGGGGTGGACCGGGGTGATCACGCTGATGAGGGGCAAGGGAGTCCCTCCCGTCACTGGTGCGCTCCGGCCGCCGGGAGCGCGGGGGCCGGTGTTCAGCCGACGACGGCGAGGATCTCGTTCCCGCTCAGCTGCAGGTAGTCCTCGCCGTCGAGCCGGATCTCGGTACCGCTGTACTTCGCGAAGATCACCGTTTCGCCCGGTGCGATGTCCAGGCCGATGCCGACCGCGGAGACGCGGCCCGCGAGGAGGTCCACCCCGAGGACCTCGGTGGCGGCGATCTCGTGGGTCGACACCATCACGTAGCCGGCGGGCGCCGCGACCGCCGCCGGGGCGACCGGGCGGAGGACGGCGGCCGGGGCGGCCGAGGCCGCCGGGCCGGCGGTCCAGGTGAGGCCGCCCACCAGGAGGGCGGTCAGGCAGAGGCGTGCGAGGGAACGCGGGGTCACGGGCTTCTCCTTGATGGTGGGCCGGTCCGGCGGTCCGCCGGTGAGGGGCTGTCGCCCCGACGGGAGTCCGCGGTGTGCTGCCGGGAACGGGGGAATACCTTCCCCGCGCGTCCTCCAAACCGGCCCGGCCGAGCACGGCAGCGCGGACCCGGCGCCTCCGGCCCTCCGGGCCTCCGACCAGCGGATCTCGGCGGGGCCCGGCCCGTCGGCCGGGATTTCGCCATCCGTGCGATGTCACGAAAGGCGGCGCGGCCGGGGCGGCGGCGGTCGGCGGGGCAGCGGCGGCCGGCGGGGCCGGTTCCGGTGCCCGTCACGGGGTGGTGGTGCCGACGGGCGGTTCGGGGCGGGCGGCGCGCGGGCGGGCCGCGGTGTCGAGGTGGTAGGGGACGGTGGAGACGACGGCGTCGGTGCGGCGGCGCAGGAGCGCGGCGAGGACGGCGGGACGCCCGCCCTGGAGGAGGCGCTCGCGGTGGCGGCGGGTGAGTTTCCGGGGCACCAGGACGGTGACGTCACGGCCCTCCGCGGTGGCCCGCTGGACGTACCGGACGATCGGTTCGAGCAGCGCGTGGTGGGTGCCGGGGAGGGTTTCGAGGGGGACGCCCGGGTCCCATTCCCGCCACTGGCGGGCCAGGGCCGGGGCGGCCGTTCCGGGAACGTCCACCGTCACGGCGACGACGTCGCCGCCCAGGGTGAGCGCGCGGGCCAGCACGTGGGCGGTGACCGCGCTCAGCTCGCCGACCGGCACGACGACCAGGCCGCGTCCGGGCACCGGCCGGGGCGGGACGCGGCCGGCGCCGACGGCCCCGGCCGCCGCGCCGTAGTACCGCTCGACCCGGGCGAACAGCAGCATCAGCAGCGGGACGACCAGGACGACCGCCCAGGCGCCCCGGGTGAACTTGAGGACCAGCAGGACTGCGGTGGCCACCAGGGTGAGCGCGGCCCCGGTGCCGTTGAGCACGGCCAGGCGGCGCCAGCGGGCCGGGCGCGCCAGGTACCAGTACCGGACCATGCCGAGCTGGCTGACGCTGAAACCGATGAAGATGCCGAGGGCGAAGAGCGGGATCAGCCGCTCGGTGACCGCGCCGGTCACCACGAGCAGGAGCGCGGTGAGGACGGCCAGGCCCAGCACGCCGGCGCGGTGGACCGGCCGGGCCGAGCGGAGCGCGAAGAGGTGGGGAGCCGGTCGTCCCTGGCGAGCAGGGCGAGCAGGATCGGCAGCGAGCCGAAGCTGGTGTTCGCGGCGGCGGCCAGCAGCAGGGCGACGGTCAGGTTGGTGGCGTAGTAGGGCCAGCCGGTGCCCAGGGAGTGGGCCGTGAGCTGGGCGAGGACGGTGACGTCGGCCCGCGGGACGACGTGGTCGCGGGCCATCAGGTGGCCCAGGCCGACCAGCATCACCGCCAGCAGGACGCCGAGCAGCACCTGCGTGCGCCGGGCGGTGCGCACCCGGGGCGGGCGGAAGGCGGGGACGCCGTTGGCTATCGCCTCGACCCCGCTGACCGCGGTGCAGCCGGCGGCGAAGGCTTTGAGCACGAGCAGCACGCCCAGGCCCTGCGTGACGGCGACGGTGGGCGGGCCGCCGACCGCGCCGACCGGGTGCGGGCGGGCGGCGCCCAGGACGACGACGGCCAGCACCGCGAGGACGAAGAGCAGCGTCAACGGCGCCAACAGGCGTGCGCTGTCGGCGAGTCCGCGCAGGTTGACGGCCGTGAGGACGGCCAGCCCGGTCAGCGCCACCAGGGGCAGGTGGTCGTTGAGGACGGGGAAGGCGGAGGCGAGGCTGGCGGCGCCGGTGGCCAGGCTGACGGCGGCGGTGAGGACGTAGTCGACCACCAGGCCGGCTGCCGCGAGCAGCGCGGTGGTGCGGCCGAACTCCTGTTTGGCCACCGCGTACGAGCCGCCCCCGCCGGGATGCACGGCGATCACCTGCCGGTAGGAGAGCACCAGGGTGCCCAGCAGCAGCGCGACGGCGAGGTTCGGCGGCAGCATCGCGCCCATCGCGCCCGCGCCGGCCGCCGCCAGGACCACCGCCGCCGCCTCGGGCCCGTAGGCCACCGAGGTCAGCGCGTCCAGGGACAGGGCCGGGATCCCGCCGAGGGCGGTGAGGTGGTCCCGGTCCCCCTGGCGGCGGGAGCGCGGCCCCGTCCCGTGGCTGCGCGGCTGCGCGGCTGCGCGGCTGCGCGGCTGCGCGGCTGCGCGGCTGCGTGGTTGCGTCGCGCGGGTGTGGTGACGGAACCCGTGCGCTCACTTCCAGAACTGGGTGAGCGCGCCTTCCTTGAAGGGGCCGGAGGAGGCGCTCAGGTCTCCGGAGAAGGGGCGGTCGAGGACGAGGGTGAGCAGCGGGCTGAAGCCGATCAGCATGGCGACCGTGCCGACGAACAGCACCTGCATCCGTCGGCTGCGGACGCCGCACAGGAAGGTGAGAGGGATGATCACGAGGGCCCCTCCGTACACCAGCACCTGGAGGAGGAGCGGGAGTTCCTTGGTGGCCATGGCGATCCGGGCTCGCCTCTGGAGGACCATCTCGTCCAGCTGGCCGGTCGCCTGGCCGTAGTACGCCTTCTCGGTCTCGGTGCCGGGCTCATACGACTGGAGGGCGTCGTACAGGGCCTGCAGGTTGGCGCCGGTGGCCTCTCGGATCCGGTCCCGCTCGGCGGGCGGGAAGGCCCCCGCGTCGCGGACCAGGGTGGCGGCCGCGGTGGACTCCGAGGCCACGATGGTGTTGGTGGTGTCGAGTTGGGTCCAGAGCGTCACGATCACGAAGGCCAGGATGATCCCGTAGATCGCGCCGAACATGCCCAGGACGGTGCCGATCATGTCGTTGTGCTCGCCCTCGGCCAGCCCCGGGTAGCGGCGTCGGACCAGCAGGACGGCGAGAACGGAGAGGGCCACGATGACCCCGACCACGAGGACGGCCAGCGTGGGGGTGTCGAAGGTGTTGAGCAGCCGGATGTCCATGGCACTCCAGGAGGAGGGGCGACGGACGGACGAGCGCATCCCTTCCCGCGCCCATGAGGGCTTTCACCCCCTTCCCCTGGACGGCCCAGCCCCCGGCCCCGCCGGGAACCGGCCCGGAGCCGTCCCACCCCGCCACCGGGGGGCCTCGCGCACCGGACGTTTCGTCAGCGAATGCGCGTCACGCAACGACCCGTGCGGCCGGCCGCGCCGGGTCAGAAGCGGTCCGGGTACTTGATGGACAGGATGAGGTAGACGACCAGCAGGACGGCCACGATCAGGCCGACGATTGTCCTGACGCCCATGGGAGCCTCGTGTTCCTCGGTGCGGACGGCGGGTCCGGGCACGGTTCCCGCCCCGGGGGTCTACCCGTTCGGGCCGACCGCCAAGACGGCCCGCGGCCGGGCCCGCGCGTCGCGGCTCCGACGGGACCCCGGTGGGCCGCCGACGGCGTGGCGCGCCTCACCGCCTCGTACGCGCGCCGGGACCCGGGCGGCCCGTCCGCTCCGCCCGCCGGCTGATCCGCCGGCTGATCCACCCCGCCCCGCCCCGGCGACGGGGAGGGCGCCGCCGCCGATCCACCCGCACTCCTTTCGTCACTTTCCGCGATCGATGAAACGCGGAAAGTGGTGACGCGGGGCGTGTCGAGCAGTACTTTCTCGCCACGCCCCCCCACGACGGTCGTCGCCAGGAGAGAAGGACACGTGGATCCCCGCTCGCCCGTACCGCCGAGGCTCCGGGGCCGACGGCCCCGCCGCCCGCCGAACGCGCTCCCGCTGCTGCTCGCCCTGCTGCTCGCGGCGGCGGCGCTGGTCCTGCCCGCCCCGCCGGCCCGCGCCGCCGGGTCCCTGCTCGACTGCCCGGGCACCGCGACGAGCACCTACGCCCCGCCGCTCACCGCGGCGGGCGCCCCGACCACGATCACGCTCTCCGAGGTGCTGACGCCCTGCGCGGCGCCCGGCACCGCCGTCACCTCCGGGACGGCGTCCCTCGTGGTGCCGGTGCCGACGCCCTACCCCTGCGGCCAGCTGGCGGGCAGCGGCACGCTCACCCGGACCATCACCTGGAACACCGGCCAGACCTCCACCCTGACCGGCACGTACACGGCCACCTTCGTCGGCGCCACCATCGTGGGCAACGGCAGCGGGACCGTCGTCTCGGGCCTGTTCGCCGGACAGCCCTTCACCGACGTACGCGTCACCCCGTCCGAACAGGTCCTGCGCTGCGAGGCCGCACTCGCCACGGTCTCCGGCACCGTCGCCGTGACCGACCTCCTGATCGGCTGAACCCGGCACCGACAGCACGCCGAGACGCGCCGCCGGAGTCGAGGACGACCCCCGGATCCGCCCGGGGAGGAAAGGACTTGCTGTGGGAAGTCGGGAACCGGACACGACGGAGACCCCCGGGGCGGGCGGCCGGGGCGGGCAGGCGTTCGACGTGGTGGTGGTCGGCAACGGGGTGCTGGGGATGTCCCTGGCGGTGGTGCTGCTGCGGCGGGGCGCGCGGGTGGCGGTGGTCGGCGACGGGAACCGGCCGCTGGCCGCGTCGACGGCGTCCGGGGCGATGAACGGGTGCTTCGGCGAGGTGACCGCGACCACGACGGCCACCGCGCACGGGCGGGCCCGGCTGGAGATGGACGTGCTCGCGGCCCGCCTGTGGGACGACTGGCTCGCCGGACTGGAGGAGGACGGCGGCGCAACGGTCCGGTGCGCGCGGGGAACGCTCGTCATCCACAACACGATCGGCATGGCGGAGATCGACGACACCGCGATGACGGCGATCCGCGCCGCGCTGGAGCTCCACGGGGAGCCCTTCGAGAGCGTCGATCCCACCGAGGCCGTCCCCTGGCTCGATCCGCAGCCGACCGCCCGGCCGCTGGCCGGCCTCTTCCTCCCCCGCGAGCACGGAGTCGACTCCGGCGCGCTGCTCAAGGTCCTGCACCGCGCCGTCGTCCGGCTGGGAGGCGTCCTGGTCCCCGAGCACGCCGTCCGCGTCGTCCACGGCGCGGGCCGGGCCGGCGGGATCGCCCTGGCCGACGGGACGGTGCTGGCCGGTGACCGGGTGGTGCTGGCCGCCGGCGTCGGCACCCAGGCGCTGATGGACTCGCTGCCCCCCGAGGTCAGCGCCCCCGTACCCCGGCTGATCAGCGGGTTCGGCGTGTCGGTGGTCCTGTCGAACGGCCCGGCCGCCGCCCCGCCGGACTGCGTCGTGCGCACCCCCAACCGCTCCTTCGGCTGCGGGCTGCACACCGTGCCGCGCGGTCCCGACCGGGTCTACGTGGGCGCCACCAACACCACCCGGCCCCGCCCGGGCAGCGACCCCAGCGTCCGCGACCTGGCGTTCCTGCTGGACTGCGCCGCCCGGCAACTGCGCAGGGACCTGTGGTTCAGCGACATCACCGCCACCAGGGTCGGGAACCGGCCGATGACCCTGGACGGCCACCCCCTCCTCGGAGAGACCCTCCTGCCGGGGCTGTGGCTGATGACCGGCACCTTTCGCGACGGCCTGCACACCTCCCCGCTCCTGGCCTCCCGGCTGGCCGACCGGATCCTCGACGGAACGCCGCCCACACCGGAGATGGACCTCTTCCGGCCGACCCGGCCACCGATCCAGACCATGGACCGCCGGGACACCGTCCGCCACGCCACCGTGCACCGCCTGGCCGTCGGCCACGAGTGGAACTGGTCGCTGCCCGTCGAATGGCCCGTCCACCTCGAAGAGATGTACGAGGCCAAGTACCGGGCCGTCGCCGAGCGGACCCACGACACCATCACCCCGCCGCCGGAAGTCCTCGCCTACATCCCCGCCTTCCCCGAGCTCGCCGACATGCTCGACGCCTACTACACCGCCAGCCGGCCCCGCCTGGGCGCCTCCGGCGATTGATCCGGCGGCGGGTCGCAGCGGGGTCCGCGGTGGGCTCAGCTCTGGCGGTCGGTCGTGCGGCGGTCGGGGAAGAGGCCGATGAACGCGTCGAGCCAGCCCAGTTCGGCGCGGGCGAGGGTGTCGCGTTCGCACTCCTCGGTCCTGATCCTGGGGAGGGTGAAGGTGTACTCGCCGCGCCAGCCCTGGTGTTCGCCGGCGGTCACGGTGCCCTTCAGGACGGCGGTGTCCTGGGAGCGGCGTTCGGGAGTGCCCTTCAGGGTGGTGGAGGTGGCGGGGGTGCTGTCGAAGACGACGGTGACCTCGGTGAGCGCGTCCAGGTCGTCGGGCTCTTCGCAACTGGCCCGCACGGTGCGGGTGGTGACGCTCTTCGCGGTCTCGGCGGGGAAGTGCTCGCACATCTCGTACAGGACGGTGGTGGTCACGGTCGTGGTCTTCGGCTCCGCGCTCAGCGGGGGGTCGTAGGTCTGGTGTCCGGAGGCGCCGTGGCAGCTCGCGCCGTCGTCGTCGCCGGCCGCGGCGGGAGACGCGGCCGGGAGGAGGAGCGAGGCGCCGAGCAGCAGGGGCAGGGCCAGCGAGAGGGGACGGGTACGCATCGGGACTCCATGGGTGTTCGGCGGCGCACGAGGGCCGGGGAGGGGGAAGGGCTCGCTCGCGGGAGCCGCCGCAGATGCCCTGCCGCCCCTTCGGGCGTCCGGAGCGTCGGGGCGCGCGAGCGCCTGGTGGATCCCCATGGCACCATCCGGCACCGGCGGCGGCCCGCATTCGCCGTTCGTGTCCCGGTCCGCGAAAGCCGTGAACGGGGTGCCGACCGCGACCACCTGTCCCGGGGGCGGAGCGCACGATACGGGATCGTCCCGGTTGCGTCACTCCGGACAGATGACGGAACGCGGGCGAGCGCGGCCGTCCGGGTGCAATCCGGCGCGAGGGACGGCCGTCGGGTGCGGTCGGGCCTTCCCGCCGGTGATGCTGTGCACCGTCCCCGCCGGTGAGGTCCTCCCGGCGGTCCCGGAATCCCCTGCCACCTCCTGGAGTCGAACGCATGTCCCTCCGAGTCGGCCGGCTGCGGTGCGCGGCGATCGCCGCGCACCGCAGCCTGCGTCGCCTGCCCCGCCTCCGCGAGCGGATCCCCCGCCGGAGCGCACGCGCCGCGCGCCACGAAGCCCTCGATCGCGGAGGTGGAGCCGGGCTTCCACGGGAACACCGGGAAGCCCGAAGGCGACCAGCGCTACATGTCCTCGGTCACGTACGCGCTCTACAACTCGGCCCGCAAGGAGATGATCCTCTTCGACCTGCTCCAGGGCGGACGGCTCCGGATCCCCGTGCAGAACGACTCCGCCGGCCTGTTCATCGCACCCGACCAGACCGACCGGGTCACCCGCGTCGCGATCGACAACACCACCGGCTACCTGTTCTCCTGGGACCTGATCGATGCCCGGCTCTCCCGCCAGTACGTCGGCAAGAGCCAGCGGCCCCACAGCGACTACCTCTTCGAGGCCGCCGAGCCCAACGGCCCCACCGGGCCGATGACCACCGACCTCGACCTGGACCGCACCCGCGGCCTGGTCGCCGCCTACTACGACGAGGACGGCGACGGCCGCGGCCACGACGCCGTCCTGATGGTCTACGGCACCACCGACGGCAAGCAGCGCGCCGTCGTGACGCTCCCCGCCGACAGCACCGGCGAGATCGCCGTCGTCCCCGGCACCGACCGGATCTACGTCACCGCCCCCGCCGGCCCCGACACCCTCCTGCACGCCTACGGCACCGACGGCACCCGGCACGAGGACCTCCGGCTGCCCGGCGTCACCGACGCCGGCTCCTTCGTGACCGACCCCGGCACCGGCGACCTGTACTTCTACGGCGCCAAGGACGGTACGGGCCGGCTCCTGACCCGCAGCGCCGCCGACGGCACCGTCCGCGCGGTCACCGGCCTGACCGGTCATCCCAACGACGTCGTCATCGACGACCAGGCCCGCCTCGCCTACGTCCTCACCACCGAGACCACCAGCCCGCCCGGCGACCCGTCACCGAGCCTGCGCAACCGGGTGGCCGTCGTCGACCTCGCCACCCGCGCGGTCCTCGCCGACACCCCGATCGAACAGCACGGCCTCGGACTGGACTT is part of the Kitasatospora setae KM-6054 genome and harbors:
- a CDS encoding NAD(P)/FAD-dependent oxidoreductase; this translates as MGSREPDTTETPGAGGRGGQAFDVVVVGNGVLGMSLAVVLLRRGARVAVVGDGNRPLAASTASGAMNGCFGEVTATTTATAHGRARLEMDVLAARLWDDWLAGLEEDGGATVRCARGTLVIHNTIGMAEIDDTAMTAIRAALELHGEPFESVDPTEAVPWLDPQPTARPLAGLFLPREHGVDSGALLKVLHRAVVRLGGVLVPEHAVRVVHGAGRAGGIALADGTVLAGDRVVLAAGVGTQALMDSLPPEVSAPVPRLISGFGVSVVLSNGPAAAPPDCVVRTPNRSFGCGLHTVPRGPDRVYVGATNTTRPRPGSDPSVRDLAFLLDCAARQLRRDLWFSDITATRVGNRPMTLDGHPLLGETLLPGLWLMTGTFRDGLHTSPLLASRLADRILDGTPPTPEMDLFRPTRPPIQTMDRRDTVRHATVHRLAVGHEWNWSLPVEWPVHLEEMYEAKYRAVAERTHDTITPPPEVLAYIPAFPELADMLDAYYTASRPRLGASGD
- a CDS encoding YncE family protein — encoded protein: MEPGFHGNTGKPEGDQRYMSSVTYALYNSARKEMILFDLLQGGRLRIPVQNDSAGLFIAPDQTDRVTRVAIDNTTGYLFSWDLIDARLSRQYVGKSQRPHSDYLFEAAEPNGPTGPMTTDLDLDRTRGLVAAYYDEDGDGRGHDAVLMVYGTTDGKQRAVVTLPADSTGEIAVVPGTDRIYVTAPAGPDTLLHAYGTDGTRHEDLRLPGVTDAGSFVTDPGTGDLYFYGAKDGTGRLLTRSAADGTVRAVTGLTGHPNDVVIDDQARLAYVLTTETTSPPGDPSPSLRNRVAVVDLATRAVLADTPIEQHGLGLDFDPQTHLVYAGGRRGDLYGITTLQYTP